A window from Chitinophaga filiformis encodes these proteins:
- the efp gene encoding elongation factor P has protein sequence MATTADIRTGLIIKLENSLYSVVEFGQNKTARAAAKVWAKLKGVDNSRSIEHTWNSGDTIYPVRVEKKTYQFLYQDDSGFNFMDNETFEQIALPESMIDAPQFLKEGQEVAVSINTETEQPMSVELPDKIVVKVTYSEPGLKGDTATRTLKPATVETGATVNVPLFVNEGELIRVNTKNGEYIERVKE, from the coding sequence ATGGCTACCACTGCAGATATCAGAACAGGATTAATCATAAAGCTGGAAAACAGCTTATATTCTGTTGTAGAGTTTGGTCAGAACAAAACAGCCCGTGCAGCAGCTAAAGTATGGGCTAAACTGAAAGGTGTTGACAATAGCAGGTCTATTGAGCATACCTGGAACTCCGGCGACACAATATACCCTGTACGTGTTGAAAAGAAAACTTACCAGTTTTTATACCAGGATGACAGTGGGTTCAATTTCATGGATAACGAGACCTTTGAGCAAATCGCACTGCCGGAGTCAATGATCGATGCTCCCCAGTTCCTGAAAGAAGGCCAGGAAGTAGCCGTATCTATTAATACAGAGACCGAACAACCAATGAGCGTTGAGTTGCCTGACAAGATCGTTGTAAAAGTTACTTACTCCGAGCCTGGTCTGAAAGGTGATACCGCTACCCGTACACTTAAGCCTGCCACAGTTGAAACCGGTGCTACAGTGAACGTTCCCCTGTTCGTAAACGAAGGAGAACTGATCAGGGTAAACACCAAGAACGGTGAATACATCGAGAGAGTAAAAGAATAG
- the accB gene encoding acetyl-CoA carboxylase biotin carboxyl carrier protein: protein MDFKQIQELVKMVNKSNISELSIEQDKFKITIKQKDNEPPVYTVPAVAPVYQPAPQAAPAAPAPQAAPAAEAKPAEAKADNLVTIKSPMIGTFYRSPGPDKPSFVNVGDEVAPGKVVCIIEAMKLFNEIESEVSGKIVKVLVDDASPVEYDQPLFLVEP, encoded by the coding sequence ATGGATTTTAAACAGATTCAGGAGCTGGTAAAGATGGTCAACAAGTCCAACATCAGTGAACTGAGCATAGAGCAGGACAAGTTTAAGATTACAATAAAGCAAAAAGATAACGAACCACCAGTGTATACTGTTCCAGCAGTAGCACCTGTTTATCAACCAGCACCTCAGGCAGCTCCTGCAGCTCCGGCTCCACAAGCTGCTCCTGCAGCAGAAGCTAAGCCGGCAGAAGCTAAAGCGGATAACCTGGTAACCATTAAATCTCCTATGATCGGTACCTTCTACCGTAGCCCTGGCCCTGACAAGCCTTCCTTCGTGAATGTAGGCGATGAGGTAGCTCCCGGTAAAGTGGTTTGTATCATCGAAGCGATGAAACTCTTCAACGAGATTGAAAGTGAAGTAAGTGGTAAGATCGTAAAAGTACTGGTGGACGACGCTTCCCCTGTGGAGTACGATCAGCCTTTGTTTTTGGTAGAACCTTAA
- the accC gene encoding acetyl-CoA carboxylase biotin carboxylase subunit codes for MFKKILIANRGEIALRIIRTCKEMGIKTVAVYSTADKDSLHVKFADEAVCIGKPQSSESYLNIPHLMAAAEITNADAIHPGYGFLAENARFAEICGEHGIKFIGPTPEMIRKMGDKMTAKETMIAAGVPVIPGSGGLLQNLDEARKLAKEMGLPIILKATAGGGGKGMRVVWKEEELENAYNMAKNEARAAFNNDGIYMEKFVEEPRHIEIQVAGDQYGKVCHLSERDCSIQRRHQKLVEESPSPFMTPELREKMGEAAIKAAAAINYESVGTIEFLVDKHRNFYFMEMNTRIQVEHGVTEEVINFDLIKEQIKIAAGIPISGKNYTPEMHVIECRINAEDPYNDFRPSPGKITTLHIPGGHGVRVDSHIYAGYVIPPYYDSMVAKLITIAQTREEAINTMERALSEFVIEGVKTTIPFHQQLMRDENFRKGNFTTKFTETFKLV; via the coding sequence ATGTTCAAGAAAATATTGATTGCCAACCGTGGAGAGATAGCCTTGCGTATTATTCGCACCTGTAAAGAAATGGGCATCAAAACGGTGGCTGTTTATTCTACTGCAGATAAAGACAGCCTGCATGTGAAGTTCGCAGATGAAGCTGTATGTATAGGTAAACCACAGAGCAGCGAATCCTATCTTAATATACCTCACCTGATGGCAGCAGCAGAGATCACCAATGCTGACGCGATTCACCCTGGTTATGGCTTCCTGGCAGAGAATGCACGTTTTGCAGAGATCTGTGGAGAGCATGGCATTAAATTCATCGGGCCCACTCCGGAGATGATCCGTAAAATGGGCGATAAGATGACTGCAAAAGAAACCATGATCGCTGCCGGTGTACCGGTTATTCCAGGTTCAGGTGGCTTATTACAAAACCTTGATGAAGCCAGGAAACTGGCAAAAGAAATGGGCCTCCCTATCATCCTGAAAGCTACTGCCGGTGGTGGTGGTAAAGGGATGCGTGTAGTATGGAAAGAAGAGGAGCTGGAGAATGCCTACAACATGGCAAAAAATGAGGCCCGCGCCGCTTTCAATAATGATGGTATCTACATGGAGAAATTCGTGGAAGAGCCCCGCCACATTGAGATCCAGGTAGCAGGTGATCAATATGGTAAAGTGTGTCACCTGAGTGAGCGTGATTGCTCTATTCAGCGTCGTCACCAGAAACTGGTAGAAGAATCTCCTTCCCCGTTCATGACGCCTGAATTGCGTGAAAAGATGGGTGAAGCCGCTATCAAGGCAGCTGCAGCTATCAATTACGAGAGCGTTGGTACTATTGAATTCCTGGTAGATAAACACCGCAACTTCTACTTCATGGAAATGAACACCCGTATCCAGGTGGAACATGGTGTGACAGAAGAGGTGATCAATTTTGACCTGATCAAGGAACAGATTAAGATCGCTGCCGGTATCCCTATCTCAGGTAAGAACTATACACCGGAAATGCACGTGATCGAATGCCGTATCAATGCGGAAGATCCTTACAATGATTTCCGTCCGTCTCCTGGTAAGATCACTACGCTGCATATTCCAGGCGGTCATGGTGTGCGTGTTGATTCCCACATCTATGCCGGTTATGTTATTCCTCCCTATTATGACTCGATGGTGGCTAAACTGATCACCATTGCACAGACACGTGAGGAAGCGATCAATACCATGGAACGTGCGCTGAGCGAGTTTGTGATCGAGGGGGTGAAAACTACCATTCCTTTCCATCAGCAGCTGATGCGCGATGAGAATTTCCGTAAGGGTAACTTTACGACCAAATTCACAGAAACTTTCAAACTGGTTTAA
- a CDS encoding glutamine synthetase III encodes MQSLRFTALENLSGVDLKIRPEQLNGNKITEVFGSNVFAGKVVRENLSDEAYKSLMNSIKSGTKIDRKMSEQIASGLKQWAMKKGVTHYTHWFQPLTGTTAEKHDSFFTLKGDGSALETFDGDALVQQEPDASSFPNGGLRATFEARGYTAWDPSSPPFILEQGHGKTLCIPTIFVAYTGESLDYKAPLLKALSALDKAAVDVCNYFDKNVTKVTATLGWEQEYFLVDESLANARPDLVMCGRTVVGHAPSKGQQLEDHYFGSIPERAYSFMRDFEEESYKLGIPLRTRHNEVAPSQFECAPIFEEVNIAVDHNSLLMDVMTKVAKRHKLRVLLHEKPFAGINGSGKHNNWSMATDTGVNLLAPGKTPKTNLMFLTFFVNTIKAVHDYADLLRASIASPSNDFRLGANEAPPAIISVFSGKYLYDVLQEVKTRVNNKFDEQDEAILKLDLHRHIPELLLDNTDRNRTSPFAFTGNKFEFRAVGSSANCASAMTVLNTIVAKTLANFKIEVDALIEKGEKKEIAIMQTLRKYIVDSEKVLFEGDGYSEEWEKEAEKRGLANVKTTPKALDAYVTDKATKLFTEVGIYNEKELHARHEILLEDYVKKVQIEARVIGDLATNTILPSAINYLNSLITNINGLKGIGLGDNAVKAQTQIAAKIAEHINVISENVQAMIEARKVANKVTDSRQKAIDYCDKIKPYFDVIRYHADKLEFLVDDKQWALPKYRELLFLR; translated from the coding sequence ATGCAATCCTTACGCTTCACCGCACTGGAAAACCTTTCTGGTGTTGATTTAAAAATCAGGCCCGAACAACTGAACGGTAATAAGATCACCGAAGTGTTCGGCAGCAATGTATTCGCAGGAAAAGTAGTTCGCGAGAATCTGAGTGATGAGGCTTATAAAAGCTTAATGAACTCCATCAAGTCTGGCACTAAGATCGATCGTAAAATGTCCGAGCAGATCGCCTCTGGTCTGAAACAATGGGCAATGAAAAAAGGCGTTACCCACTATACCCACTGGTTCCAGCCTTTAACCGGCACTACAGCTGAAAAACATGATTCTTTCTTTACACTGAAAGGCGATGGCTCTGCCCTCGAAACCTTTGACGGCGACGCGCTGGTACAGCAGGAGCCTGATGCTTCCAGCTTCCCTAACGGCGGTCTGCGTGCTACTTTCGAAGCTCGCGGTTATACTGCATGGGACCCATCCTCTCCTCCTTTTATCCTGGAGCAGGGTCACGGTAAAACACTTTGCATTCCTACTATATTTGTTGCTTACACCGGTGAATCACTGGACTATAAAGCTCCGCTGCTGAAAGCGCTTTCTGCACTGGATAAAGCTGCAGTAGACGTATGTAACTATTTCGATAAAAATGTAACCAAAGTTACAGCTACCCTGGGATGGGAACAGGAATACTTCCTGGTAGACGAAAGTCTGGCTAACGCCCGTCCTGACCTGGTAATGTGCGGCCGAACCGTAGTTGGTCACGCTCCTTCCAAAGGACAGCAGCTGGAAGACCATTACTTTGGTTCAATTCCTGAGCGTGCATATTCTTTCATGCGCGATTTCGAAGAAGAGTCTTACAAACTGGGTATTCCTTTGAGAACCCGTCACAACGAGGTAGCTCCTTCCCAGTTCGAGTGTGCTCCTATCTTCGAAGAAGTGAATATCGCAGTTGACCACAACTCCCTGCTGATGGACGTAATGACCAAAGTGGCAAAACGTCATAAGCTGAGAGTGTTACTGCACGAGAAACCATTTGCGGGCATCAACGGTTCAGGTAAACACAACAACTGGAGCATGGCTACAGATACTGGTGTGAACCTGCTGGCTCCGGGCAAGACTCCGAAGACCAACCTGATGTTCCTGACTTTCTTTGTTAACACGATCAAAGCTGTTCACGACTACGCAGACCTGCTGAGAGCGTCTATCGCATCTCCCAGCAATGACTTCCGTCTGGGTGCCAACGAAGCGCCTCCGGCTATCATCTCTGTTTTCTCCGGTAAATACCTGTATGATGTACTGCAGGAAGTTAAGACCCGCGTGAACAACAAGTTCGATGAGCAGGACGAAGCCATCCTGAAACTGGACCTGCACCGTCATATTCCTGAGCTGCTGCTGGATAATACCGACCGTAACCGTACCTCACCTTTTGCCTTCACCGGTAATAAATTTGAGTTCCGCGCCGTTGGTTCTTCTGCAAACTGCGCTTCCGCTATGACTGTATTGAACACAATCGTGGCTAAAACACTGGCTAACTTCAAAATTGAAGTTGACGCCCTGATCGAAAAAGGCGAGAAAAAAGAGATTGCGATTATGCAAACTCTTCGGAAATATATTGTAGATTCGGAAAAAGTTTTGTTTGAAGGCGACGGTTATAGCGAAGAATGGGAAAAAGAAGCTGAAAAGAGAGGCCTTGCCAACGTAAAAACCACTCCTAAGGCACTGGATGCTTACGTTACCGACAAAGCAACAAAACTGTTCACTGAGGTAGGCATTTACAACGAGAAAGAATTACATGCCCGTCATGAGATCCTGCTCGAAGACTACGTGAAGAAAGTACAGATCGAAGCCCGTGTAATCGGAGATCTGGCTACCAACACGATCCTGCCATCAGCGATTAACTATCTGAACAGCCTGATAACCAATATTAACGGTCTGAAAGGCATAGGTCTAGGTGACAACGCTGTTAAAGCGCAAACCCAGATCGCTGCAAAAATAGCTGAACATATTAACGTCATCAGTGAGAATGTACAGGCTATGATTGAAGCGCGTAAAGTAGCTAACAAAGTTACTGACAGCCGCCAGAAAGCTATAGATTATTGTGATAAAATTAAGCCGTACTTTGATGTTATCCGTTACCATGCGGATAAGCTGGAGTTCCTTGTAGATGACAAACAATGGGCACTGCCTAAGTACAGAGAGCTGCTTTTCTTGCGATAA
- the purL gene encoding phosphoribosylformylglycinamidine synthase subunit PurL, with amino-acid sequence MQTNVETTDKFSQTTVETAEQLGLTADEFERIKGILGRTPNFTELSMYSVMWSEHCSYKNSIVWLKSLPREGERLLVKAGEENAGLVDIGDGYACVFKIESHNHPSAIEPFQGAATGVGGIHRDIFTMGARPIAALNSLRFGNINDKKTQHLIKGIVHGIGHYGNCFGVPTVGGEAYFEDCYGTNPLVNAMSVGVVRVGQTVSATSYGAGNPVFIVGSATGKDGIGGASFASANITEDSVEDLPSVQVGDPFQEKKLLEACLEIIPTGALVGMQDMGAAGITCSTAEMSAKGEHGMIIHLDKVPTRQENMKAWEMLLSESQERMLIVLHKGKEAEVLRIFEKWDLHCVQIGEVTTDKQLKFYLNGHLEADVPAESLVLGGGAPQYHRAYTEPAYFEKIKSFDIHKIPDTLHPRFAAERLVKLPNIASKRWIYTQYDSMVGTANASTNAPSDAAIVTVKGTKKALAVTTDCNSRYVYADPHVGGQIAVAEAARNIVCSGGEPVAITNCLNFGNPYDPEVYYQFVHAIKGMGEACRKFNTPVTGGNVSFYNQSPDGPVYPTPTIGMLGILDDMSQRITLNFRQEGDLVYLLGRSRNDISSSEYLHKLIGIEHSPAPHFHLEEEQRLHHTIAKLNKAGIIQSAHDVSEGGLFISLLESAMSSGLGFDVHTNPNFRKDAYLFGESQSRAVVTIKPEDKEKFDAILHSVIDATEHSVKVEKIGVVKGESVVIDNEDWGTVASWKLPYDVAIESHLQ; translated from the coding sequence ATGCAAACTAACGTAGAAACTACAGATAAGTTTTCCCAAACTACTGTTGAAACTGCCGAGCAACTTGGTCTTACAGCAGACGAATTTGAGCGTATAAAGGGCATTCTGGGCCGCACGCCTAATTTCACAGAATTAAGTATGTATTCTGTAATGTGGAGTGAACATTGCAGTTACAAGAACTCAATTGTCTGGTTGAAATCACTGCCCCGTGAAGGTGAACGCCTGCTGGTAAAGGCTGGTGAAGAAAATGCCGGTCTGGTGGACATCGGCGATGGTTACGCCTGTGTGTTCAAGATAGAATCCCACAACCACCCTTCAGCTATTGAACCCTTCCAGGGAGCGGCTACCGGTGTAGGCGGGATCCACCGTGATATCTTTACCATGGGTGCGCGTCCTATCGCAGCACTGAACTCTCTGCGTTTTGGGAATATCAACGATAAAAAAACACAACATCTTATTAAAGGTATCGTTCACGGTATCGGTCATTATGGTAACTGTTTCGGTGTGCCTACCGTAGGTGGTGAAGCATACTTCGAAGATTGTTACGGTACTAACCCACTCGTGAATGCAATGAGCGTTGGGGTCGTAAGGGTAGGCCAGACAGTGTCTGCTACTTCCTATGGCGCCGGCAACCCTGTTTTCATTGTAGGTTCCGCTACCGGTAAAGACGGTATCGGTGGCGCCTCTTTCGCAAGCGCCAACATCACTGAAGACAGCGTGGAAGATCTGCCTTCTGTTCAGGTGGGAGACCCTTTCCAGGAAAAGAAACTGCTGGAAGCATGTCTTGAGATCATCCCAACAGGTGCACTGGTAGGTATGCAGGATATGGGCGCTGCCGGTATTACCTGCTCTACTGCAGAAATGAGCGCAAAAGGTGAACACGGTATGATCATTCACCTGGATAAAGTTCCTACCCGCCAGGAAAACATGAAAGCCTGGGAAATGCTGCTCAGCGAAAGCCAGGAAAGAATGCTGATCGTACTGCATAAAGGCAAGGAAGCGGAAGTCCTGAGAATATTTGAGAAATGGGACCTGCACTGCGTACAGATCGGTGAAGTAACAACTGATAAACAACTGAAGTTCTACTTAAACGGCCACCTGGAAGCTGATGTTCCTGCTGAAAGCCTGGTACTGGGCGGTGGCGCTCCTCAATATCACCGCGCTTATACCGAGCCTGCATACTTTGAGAAGATCAAATCTTTCGATATTCATAAAATACCTGATACCCTGCATCCACGCTTTGCAGCGGAAAGACTGGTTAAACTGCCAAACATTGCTTCCAAACGCTGGATCTATACCCAGTACGACAGCATGGTAGGTACTGCTAACGCCAGCACCAATGCGCCAAGTGATGCAGCTATCGTTACTGTAAAAGGCACTAAGAAAGCCCTTGCAGTGACTACCGACTGTAACAGCCGTTACGTATATGCAGATCCGCATGTAGGCGGACAGATAGCAGTAGCGGAAGCTGCACGTAATATAGTATGTAGCGGTGGTGAGCCAGTGGCTATCACCAACTGTCTGAACTTCGGTAATCCTTACGATCCGGAAGTATATTATCAGTTCGTACATGCGATCAAGGGAATGGGTGAAGCCTGCCGTAAATTCAATACGCCCGTTACCGGTGGTAACGTGAGCTTCTATAACCAGTCGCCCGATGGTCCGGTGTACCCTACACCAACTATTGGTATGCTGGGTATACTGGACGATATGTCTCAGCGGATCACCCTCAACTTCAGACAGGAAGGTGACCTGGTTTACCTGCTGGGCCGTAGCCGTAATGATATCAGCAGCTCTGAATACCTGCACAAACTGATCGGTATTGAACATAGTCCTGCTCCTCACTTCCACCTGGAAGAAGAACAGCGCCTCCATCATACTATCGCTAAATTAAATAAAGCAGGTATCATTCAATCAGCGCATGACGTAAGTGAAGGTGGTCTCTTTATTTCCCTGCTGGAAAGTGCAATGTCTTCCGGATTAGGCTTTGATGTGCACACAAATCCGAACTTCCGTAAAGACGCTTACCTGTTCGGTGAAAGCCAGAGCCGTGCAGTAGTAACTATCAAACCAGAAGACAAGGAAAAATTTGACGCTATCTTGCACAGTGTTATTGACGCAACTGAGCATTCCGTGAAAGTTGAAAAGATCGGCGTAGTGAAAGGAGAAAGTGTTGTAATTGATAATGAAGATTGGGGTACAGTGGCCAGCTGGAAACTGCCTTATGACGTTGCTATAGAGTCTCATTTACAATAA
- a CDS encoding aminotransferase class I/II-fold pyridoxal phosphate-dependent enzyme: protein MDIFEKLLKHMGPIGEHSDRAHGYFAFPKLEGEIGPRMKFRGNEKIVWSLNNYLGLANHPEVRATDAKAAAEYGLATPMGARMMSGNTNFHEKLEKELSDYMGKEDTTLLNYGYQGIMSAIDAICNRRDVIVYDAECHASIIDGLRLHQGHRYVFKHNDIEDCEKQLKRAEELIKANGGTGGILVITEGVFGMAGDQGKLKEIAALKEKYEFRFMVDDAHGFGTMGKTGAGTGEEQGVQDKIDLLFNTFAKSGASIGAFMSGDKAIINYLRYNMRSQIFAKSIPLPLVIGHLKRVELMRKNADLKNKLWDNVNKLQKGLRDRGFNIGRTNSPVTPIYLQGDIPEATAMCLDLRENYNIFCSIVVYPVIPKGQIIYRLIPTAAHTDEDIELTLKAFSETKEKLDRKVYEVAEIPMV, encoded by the coding sequence ATGGATATTTTTGAGAAACTGCTTAAGCACATGGGCCCTATAGGCGAACACTCTGACAGAGCTCATGGTTACTTTGCTTTCCCTAAGCTGGAAGGTGAGATTGGCCCCCGTATGAAATTCAGGGGTAACGAGAAAATTGTTTGGAGCCTGAATAACTATCTGGGCCTGGCCAACCATCCTGAGGTGCGTGCTACTGATGCTAAAGCAGCGGCGGAGTACGGTCTTGCCACTCCAATGGGAGCCCGTATGATGAGTGGAAATACCAATTTCCACGAAAAGCTGGAAAAAGAATTATCCGACTACATGGGGAAGGAAGATACTACCCTTCTTAACTATGGTTACCAGGGGATCATGAGTGCGATCGATGCTATCTGTAACCGTCGCGATGTGATCGTATACGATGCCGAGTGCCATGCAAGTATTATTGATGGTCTGCGTCTGCACCAGGGTCACCGTTATGTATTCAAACACAATGACATTGAAGACTGTGAAAAACAGTTAAAACGTGCAGAAGAGCTGATCAAGGCCAATGGCGGTACCGGTGGTATCCTGGTGATCACTGAAGGCGTGTTTGGTATGGCCGGTGATCAGGGTAAATTGAAAGAAATTGCTGCCCTGAAAGAAAAATATGAGTTCCGTTTCATGGTAGATGATGCACACGGCTTTGGTACCATGGGTAAAACCGGCGCTGGTACGGGTGAAGAACAGGGCGTTCAGGATAAGATCGACCTGCTGTTCAATACCTTCGCAAAATCAGGAGCTTCTATCGGCGCTTTCATGAGCGGTGATAAAGCGATCATCAACTACCTGCGTTACAACATGCGTTCCCAGATCTTTGCGAAATCTATTCCATTACCACTGGTGATCGGACATCTGAAACGCGTTGAACTGATGCGCAAAAACGCAGACCTGAAGAACAAACTGTGGGATAATGTGAACAAACTGCAGAAAGGTCTGCGTGACCGTGGTTTCAATATCGGCCGAACCAATTCACCTGTAACGCCGATCTACCTCCAGGGAGATATTCCTGAAGCAACTGCAATGTGCCTGGACCTGCGTGAGAACTACAATATCTTCTGTTCTATCGTGGTATATCCTGTTATCCCTAAAGGACAGATCATCTACCGCCTGATCCCGACAGCAGCCCATACCGACGAAGATATTGAGCTGACACTGAAAGCATTCAGCGAAACCAAAGAGAAGCTGGACAGGAAAGTATATGAAGTAGCTGAAATACCAATGGTATAA
- the pafA gene encoding alkaline phosphatase PafA — translation MNCKFLSCVFITASLLSTQFADAQKATSPRPGYVTAWSKPAAAKKIIRPKLVVGIVVDQMRWDYLYRYANRYTNGGFKRLLKDGFSCENTLINYTPTITACGHTCVYTGSVPAIHGIVGNDWYNRDLNRDTYCAEDSTVNTVGSASNAGKMSPRNMEVTTIGDELRLATNFKSKVVGVAIKDRGAILPAGHSATAAYWYDGSTGNWVTSTYYMDQLPGWAADFNSMKWPARYLSHPWTTLYPIETYQLSTADNKPYEGTFKPGKAPVFPYELGGETGTPFKSISSTPFGNTMTLEFAKKALEAYQLGKGDVTDMLAISLSSTDYVGHQFGPNAIEIEDTYLRLDKDLEVFFKYLDAAVGKGQYLFFITADHGVAHVPGFMAENKLPGGVWSEGKVVGDLNKLMKEQTGVDKAISGASNYQLYLNHEAIAKAGKSSKDMRELIINALLKDPAISNAFPLQELMSTTLAEPMRTMMTNGFNRKRSGDIQIVLRPGYIDGGKTGTTHGLWYAYDAHIPLVWMGWGVNPGRSNRTIGMTDISPTIAALLHIQMPSGNVGHVIEEITR, via the coding sequence ATGAATTGTAAGTTCTTGTCGTGTGTGTTCATAACGGCCTCCCTCTTATCTACACAATTTGCTGACGCTCAGAAAGCTACCTCTCCCAGACCCGGTTACGTTACTGCATGGAGTAAACCCGCTGCTGCTAAAAAAATTATCCGTCCCAAGCTGGTGGTTGGCATCGTGGTGGATCAGATGCGTTGGGACTATCTCTATCGTTATGCGAACCGCTATACAAATGGTGGTTTTAAGCGGTTACTGAAAGATGGCTTCTCCTGCGAAAATACGTTAATTAATTATACGCCAACCATTACCGCCTGCGGCCATACCTGTGTATATACGGGATCGGTGCCTGCCATACACGGTATAGTAGGTAATGACTGGTATAACAGGGACCTGAACAGGGATACTTATTGCGCTGAAGATAGTACTGTAAACACGGTGGGCAGCGCATCCAATGCCGGAAAAATGAGTCCCCGCAACATGGAAGTAACAACCATCGGCGATGAATTGCGCCTGGCTACCAATTTCAAAAGTAAAGTGGTGGGTGTTGCTATCAAAGACCGGGGCGCGATCCTCCCGGCGGGGCATAGCGCTACAGCTGCTTATTGGTATGACGGCAGTACCGGCAACTGGGTTACCAGCACCTACTATATGGACCAGCTGCCAGGCTGGGCGGCAGATTTCAATAGTATGAAATGGCCGGCCCGTTACCTCAGCCATCCGTGGACCACTTTGTACCCTATCGAAACTTACCAGCTGAGTACCGCCGACAACAAGCCATATGAAGGTACTTTCAAACCGGGTAAAGCACCCGTTTTCCCATATGAACTGGGCGGTGAAACCGGTACACCATTCAAATCTATCTCTTCTACACCCTTCGGTAATACCATGACGCTGGAATTTGCCAAAAAAGCATTGGAAGCTTACCAGCTGGGTAAAGGAGATGTGACTGACATGCTGGCTATCAGCCTTTCGTCTACCGACTATGTAGGTCACCAGTTCGGACCTAACGCTATTGAGATTGAAGATACTTACCTGCGCCTCGACAAAGACCTGGAAGTTTTTTTTAAGTACCTGGATGCCGCTGTTGGCAAGGGACAATACCTGTTCTTCATCACCGCTGACCATGGTGTGGCACATGTTCCTGGTTTTATGGCGGAAAACAAGTTGCCCGGCGGTGTCTGGAGCGAAGGAAAAGTTGTCGGCGATCTGAATAAACTTATGAAAGAGCAGACCGGTGTGGATAAAGCTATCTCCGGCGCCAGCAATTACCAGTTGTATCTGAATCATGAAGCAATTGCGAAAGCAGGAAAATCGTCAAAAGATATGCGTGAGCTCATTATCAATGCATTACTGAAAGATCCGGCTATCAGCAATGCCTTCCCGCTGCAGGAGTTGATGTCGACCACCCTGGCAGAACCAATGCGTACGATGATGACTAACGGTTTTAACAGGAAACGCAGTGGTGATATTCAGATAGTGCTCAGACCAGGATATATTGATGGTGGAAAAACAGGTACTACGCATGGTTTATGGTACGCTTACGATGCACATATTCCGCTGGTATGGATGGGATGGGGCGTCAATCCAGGCAGAAGTAACCGCACGATTGGTATGACAGACATTTCTCCTACCATCGCGGCTTTATTACATATTCAGATGCCAAGTGGCAACGTGGGCCATGTAATAGAAGAAATAACGCGATAA
- a CDS encoding enoyl-CoA hydratase/isomerase family protein gives MAFEHILYDVKDRVASITLHRPEKRNALNGAMVAELRAAFKQAETDPDVKVIILKGAGEAFCAGADLEYLQQLQLNTREENLADSKELMQLMQQIYYHDKIVIAQVEGHAVAGGCGLVTLCDLSYAVPAAKLGYTEVKIGFIPALVAVFLVRKIGEGRARDLLLTGRLITAEKAADYGLLNEVIPADSIAEHVARVANDLCTGASANSLKVTKKLITGVFDQPLDNALEQAARSNAETREHTDCQRGIKAFLNKEKMVW, from the coding sequence ATGGCTTTCGAACATATCCTATATGATGTTAAAGACCGTGTAGCCAGTATAACGCTGCACCGGCCGGAAAAACGCAATGCGCTGAATGGCGCTATGGTAGCAGAACTACGCGCTGCTTTCAAGCAGGCGGAAACTGATCCCGATGTGAAGGTGATCATATTGAAAGGCGCCGGTGAGGCATTCTGCGCCGGGGCAGACCTTGAATATCTCCAGCAACTCCAGTTAAATACAAGAGAAGAAAATCTTGCCGATTCAAAAGAACTGATGCAATTAATGCAGCAGATCTACTATCATGATAAAATAGTAATAGCCCAGGTAGAAGGACATGCCGTTGCCGGTGGCTGCGGCCTCGTTACATTGTGTGATCTGAGTTATGCCGTTCCGGCCGCAAAGCTGGGATATACCGAAGTGAAGATCGGTTTCATTCCGGCGCTTGTAGCCGTATTCCTTGTCAGGAAAATAGGAGAGGGGCGCGCCCGGGACCTGTTACTGACGGGACGACTGATCACCGCCGAAAAAGCAGCAGATTACGGCTTGCTGAATGAAGTAATACCGGCTGACAGCATCGCGGAACATGTGGCCAGAGTTGCCAACGATCTCTGTACCGGCGCTTCCGCCAATTCCCTGAAAGTAACCAAAAAACTGATCACGGGTGTTTTCGACCAGCCATTGGATAATGCGTTGGAACAGGCAGCCAGATCAAACGCGGAAACGAGGGAACATACTGATTGTCAGCGGGGTATTAAAGCCTTTCTGAATAAGGAAAAAATGGTTTGGTAA